GGTTTCTGAAGATGAGATGGTAGATCAGCTTCTGTATGAAATACAGAAAATGAAAGAGGAAAATTAATGGAAGAGCTAAAAACAAACATAAGAGGAATTGCTGTTGATGTACTATCTGAAGAGTGGCAGGATGAAGATGTCCTTAATAAAACCCCGATAGTATTAGAAAAAATAACAAAAAGAAAAGGTGGTTTTACACTTCATATGAGAGCACCTTATGAGAATATTGAGTGGTATTTTTCGAAGGGTCTTACAATTTTCAATATAAAAGAAGGTTCAAAAGGTAAATTCCTCAGAATCGAACATGAGGATGGTCAGTACTGGGTAGACCTACCACCTGATAGTTCTGTTATAGAGTTTCTTAAAGAATTTATGGAGGAATAAATGGAAAAAGTTATCGAAAAAGCCGAAATCCTCATGGAAGCTCTCCCTTTTATAACAAAATTCAGAGGAAAAACCTTTGTTATTAAATATGGTGGAAACGCAATGGCAAAAGCAGATCTTAGAACAGCTTTTGCCCAGGATATACTTATGCTGAAATATATAGGAATTAATCCAGTCATAGTTCACGGGGGAGGTCCACAGATAGGTGAAGTCCTAAAAAGGATGGGTCTTGAGTCTAAGTTTATAGGAGGACTAAGGGTCACAGATAGGGAGACTATGGAAGTAGTTGAGATGGTTTTAGGAGGTCTTGTAAATAAAAGTATAGTAATGCTTATCAACAGGTATGCAGGAGGGCACATCAGGGCAGTAGGACTGACAGGAAAAGATGGTGGGCTTATAAGGGCAAAAAAATTAGATGCAGAGGAATATTTTAAACAGATGGGAAATTTCAGACCTACAGAACTTTTAGACCTTGGACATGTAGGTGAGGTTGAGT
This window of the Persephonella hydrogeniphila genome carries:
- the argB gene encoding acetylglutamate kinase translates to MEKVIEKAEILMEALPFITKFRGKTFVIKYGGNAMAKADLRTAFAQDILMLKYIGINPVIVHGGGPQIGEVLKRMGLESKFIGGLRVTDRETMEVVEMVLGGLVNKSIVMLINRYAGGHIRAVGLTGKDGGLIRAKKLDAEEYFKQMGNFRPTELLDLGHVGEVEYIDVQILRHLEEDNYIPVIAPIGFDNNGNAYNINADFVAAAVAGALKAEKAIFLTDIEGLKDENGNTISSIDVKSINELIEKGIITGGMIPKVKACVSALEQGVKKAHILDGRVPHCVLLEIFTQEGIGTEILI